Proteins encoded by one window of Bacillus rossius redtenbacheri isolate Brsri chromosome 3, Brsri_v3, whole genome shotgun sequence:
- the LOC134530765 gene encoding uncharacterized protein LOC134530765 yields the protein MMEFVIVLIFCVVLVIAVMVIGSGMGKATSSQRQMDIINVAQNLYVLIRKGDLKKCDVTQTTAFLLNIAKSTVLKYYKKDIEEVSTPGKKRKKRPQEGKSLDTVDDFTVNAIRNAIYRMYAEGLNVTVDTILKEIRERQIDYYGGRSSLHKLLKKMGFSWTTVDGRKALIENENIVLQRIDFLRKYKEEKERGANFIFVDETWIFQRGKALIYLKICSVVQYKVFHFHFIYFSGTVSKSWQDKSLQSAKRRTVGDGKRFIVVNAGGRTGFVPGAGLLFVSGQKTADYHGEMNGETFLMWFEDMLVHLEEPSVIIMDNASYHSTQMGEVCGSRGEANSSRLGERSPHRQRHHSSTHHPPRQG from the exons atgatggaatttgttatcgttttgatattttgtgtggttcttgtgattgctgtaatggtaattggttccgggatggggaaagctacttcttcgcagcgtcagatggacatcattaacgtcgctcagaacttatatgttttaattaggaaaggcgacttgaagaaatgtgacgttacgcagacgacagcgtttcttctcaacatcgcaaagtcaactgttctcaa gtactacaagaaagacattgaagaagtttcaacaccaggaaaaaagaggaaaaaaaggccacaggaaggaaagtcacttgacacagtcgacgatttcacagtaaatgcaatcaggaatgcaatttacaggatgtacgctgaag gtttgaatgttacagtcgacaccattttgaaagaaatcagggaaagacaaatagattattatggtggaagatcaagtcttcataaattgttaaagaagatgggattttcatggacaactgttgatggacgaaaagctttgatagagaatgaaaacatagtattgcagcgaatagatttcttgagaaagtataaagaagaaaaagaaagaggtgccaatttcatatttgttgatgaaacatggattttccagagaggcaaggcattaatttatttgaaaatttgttctgtggtccaatacaaagtatttcatttccatttcatatatttttcaggaactgtatcaaagtcatggcaggacaagagtctacaatctgcgaagagacgtactgttggagatggtaaaaggtttattgttgttaatgctggagggcgcactggctttgtgccaggagcaggattactttttgtttcaggtcagaagactgcagactaccatggcgagatgaatggggaaactttcttgatgtggtttgaagacatgttggtgcatcttgaggaacccagtgtcatcataatggacaatgcttcatatcacagcacccag atgggcgaggtgtgtggatcacgtggagaagctaattcaagcagactgggagagagaagtccacatagacagcggcaccattcctccactcatcatccacctcggcaaggatag